In Candidatus Defluviilinea proxima, a single genomic region encodes these proteins:
- a CDS encoding homoserine dehydrogenase produces the protein MPHYNLAFIGFGNVARSLARLLERKSDLMKSKYNITYSVTGIATGSRGFAVNPNGLDVNKAIELVESKQSISSLSTIKAESSLDVIKNSKADVMFENSPVNTQTGQPALDHIRTALNLGMHVSTANKGPVVHGYRELTALAESKGKKFRFESAVMGGAPVFSVMREAFPLAELVSLKGIFNATTNVILSRMESGESYEQALQFAQSIGLAETDPTNDVDGWDAAIKVAALVTVLMDTPMTPQDVNPTGIRGITSEMIAKAKADGKRYKLVCSAEKVGDTVKASVAPELVDATSPLYGMMNSSTGVTFRTDVILDYSITLSEKPGMQGGPVETAYGLFADFVNIAR, from the coding sequence ATGCCTCATTACAACCTCGCCTTCATCGGATTCGGAAACGTCGCACGTTCATTAGCCCGCCTGCTTGAACGCAAAAGCGACTTGATGAAATCCAAGTACAACATCACGTATTCTGTCACCGGCATCGCAACGGGAAGCCGTGGTTTTGCCGTGAACCCCAACGGGCTTGATGTGAACAAAGCCATCGAACTTGTGGAGAGTAAACAGTCCATTTCATCGCTTTCCACGATCAAGGCCGAGAGCTCACTGGATGTAATAAAGAACTCGAAAGCTGATGTCATGTTCGAGAACTCACCCGTCAACACCCAAACAGGACAACCCGCCCTCGACCACATCCGCACCGCGCTGAATTTAGGAATGCATGTCAGCACCGCCAACAAGGGACCGGTTGTCCACGGTTATCGGGAATTAACCGCGTTGGCAGAATCGAAGGGGAAAAAGTTCAGGTTTGAATCCGCAGTGATGGGAGGCGCACCAGTTTTCTCGGTCATGCGAGAGGCGTTTCCTCTGGCAGAGTTGGTGTCGCTTAAGGGAATCTTCAACGCTACGACCAATGTCATCCTATCCAGAATGGAAAGCGGAGAGTCTTACGAACAGGCTCTACAGTTTGCCCAATCCATCGGCCTGGCAGAGACTGACCCCACCAACGACGTGGATGGTTGGGATGCAGCGATCAAGGTCGCGGCGCTGGTCACCGTGTTGATGGATACGCCAATGACGCCACAAGATGTCAACCCGACCGGCATCCGCGGCATCACAAGCGAAATGATCGCCAAGGCAAAAGCCGATGGCAAACGTTATAAGTTGGTGTGTTCGGCTGAAAAAGTTGGAGATACTGTGAAAGCCAGCGTTGCCCCCGAATTGGTGGATGCCACATCGCCGTTATACGGCATGATGAACTCCAGCACCGGCGTCACCTTCCGCACCGATGTGATCCTCGATTACTCGATCACTCTCTCCGAGAAACCCGGTATGCAAGGCGGCCCCGTCGAAACGGCCTATGGTCTGTTCGCAGACTTTGTGAACATCGCGAGGTAA
- a CDS encoding shikimate kinase: MKSEIFLIGPIGSGKTTIAELLYERTMLPHRSMDLLRWKYFDELGYERENAREKYTEGGFWGLYHYWKPFEAYAVKRMLEEFRECIYDFGGSQTVYEEDDLFERVRALFEPYPHVILLLPSPDQDESIQTLHARNEYASEEQRAVNELFVRNHSNYDLAKHIVYTNDKTPEQTCDDVLRWVRSNGWTYEPPTPS, encoded by the coding sequence ATGAAATCAGAGATATTCCTTATAGGTCCCATTGGCTCGGGCAAGACCACCATCGCTGAATTGCTCTACGAACGTACCATGTTGCCGCACCGTTCCATGGACTTGTTGCGTTGGAAATATTTTGACGAACTTGGTTATGAGAGAGAAAACGCTCGCGAAAAATATACAGAAGGCGGGTTTTGGGGACTTTACCATTACTGGAAGCCCTTCGAAGCCTACGCCGTCAAAAGGATGCTGGAAGAGTTCCGAGAATGCATCTACGATTTCGGCGGAAGCCAGACTGTATATGAAGAGGATGACCTCTTCGAACGAGTCCGTGCACTTTTCGAGCCGTATCCGCATGTGATATTGCTTCTGCCTTCACCCGATCAGGACGAATCGATCCAAACCTTGCATGCACGTAACGAGTATGCATCTGAAGAACAACGGGCGGTCAATGAGCTCTTCGTACGTAATCATTCAAACTATGATCTAGCCAAGCATATTGTGTACACAAACGATAAAACCCCTGAGCAAACCTGTGACGATGTATTACGGTGGGTAAGAAGTAACGGTTGGACATACGAACCGCCAACGCCAAGTTAA
- a CDS encoding DUF3090 domain-containing protein translates to MPRFEIDVDPCDHLTSDAIGRPGQRVFYLQAYQDQRTITVIIEKAQLQSLAIGIEQFLSQLDEQNPDLTEASGDYVEDIMRINPPVDPLFRVGEIGLGYDKDRDMVVLFAKELLTEEEDPESAAVVRFWATRSQVRMLARWGVEVAARGRPVCPQCGQPEEPEGHFCPKKNGHMH, encoded by the coding sequence ATGCCACGATTTGAAATTGACGTTGACCCTTGCGACCATCTGACCTCCGATGCCATTGGCAGGCCCGGTCAGCGGGTCTTTTATTTACAGGCCTATCAAGACCAGCGTACGATCACTGTGATCATCGAAAAGGCGCAGTTGCAATCGCTCGCCATCGGCATCGAACAATTCCTTTCGCAACTTGATGAGCAAAACCCAGACCTCACCGAGGCATCTGGCGATTATGTCGAAGACATCATGCGCATCAACCCACCCGTAGACCCGCTTTTCCGCGTCGGCGAGATCGGCCTTGGCTACGATAAAGACCGCGACATGGTCGTGTTGTTCGCCAAGGAATTATTGACCGAAGAGGAAGACCCCGAAAGTGCGGCGGTTGTCCGCTTTTGGGCAACACGCTCTCAAGTGCGGATGTTGGCACGCTGGGGCGTTGAAGTCGCTGCACGTGGACGTCCCGTCTGCCCACAATGTGGTCAACCCGAAGAACCCGAAGGTCATTTCTGTCCGAAGAAGAACGGGCACATGCACTAA
- a CDS encoding methylmalonyl-CoA mutase family protein, with translation MYDKKKLDELQDALNKWEETSLNKALKSLPERSEEFITTSSEPINRLYTPLDVADDDHASSLGLPGGYPFTRGVHPTLYRSKLWTMRMFAGFGTAEETNQRFKYLLEQGQTGLSIAFDLATLMGYDTDQPEALGEFGKCGVAVSSLKDMEILLDGIPLDQVSTSMTINSPAAITWAMYLAAAENRGIRLDQLRGTIQNDILKEFIAQKEYIFPPEPSMRLVVDTMEFGSQKVPQWNTISISGYHIREAGSTAAQELAFTLGDGLEYVRWGIARGMDVDEFAPRLSFFFNAHNDFFEEIAKYRAARRIWAREMKETFGAKNPRSWLCRFHTQTAGVSLTAQQPENNVVRVALQALAAVLGGTQSLHTNSLDEALALPSEHAVTIALRTQQIIAEESGVTNTVDPLGGSFFVEAMTDRIEAQVYEYFRRVEELGGVIPAIEKGFFQSEISDAAYRYQREIDTGVRKIVGVNAYAEKKPLSIPLLEMDPAGYERQVRRLEEVRKTRDSGRVGQALDRLRIALHGTQNTMPHIMEAVHAYATLGEIIQVMKEVFGVYEEPTMI, from the coding sequence ATGTACGATAAAAAGAAACTCGACGAATTGCAAGACGCGCTGAACAAGTGGGAAGAAACCAGCCTGAATAAAGCACTCAAATCATTACCTGAACGATCTGAAGAATTCATCACGACCTCCTCCGAACCGATCAACCGACTCTATACTCCGCTCGATGTTGCGGATGACGATCACGCCTCTTCTCTTGGACTTCCGGGCGGATACCCCTTCACAAGAGGAGTCCACCCGACGCTTTACCGGTCCAAACTCTGGACGATGAGGATGTTCGCAGGTTTCGGCACTGCCGAAGAGACAAATCAACGCTTCAAATATTTACTGGAACAGGGACAAACAGGTCTATCCATCGCGTTCGATCTCGCAACATTGATGGGTTATGACACTGATCAACCGGAAGCGTTGGGAGAGTTCGGCAAGTGTGGTGTGGCAGTCTCTTCATTGAAAGATATGGAAATTCTGCTCGATGGCATTCCGCTCGATCAAGTGTCCACGAGTATGACGATCAACTCGCCGGCCGCGATCACTTGGGCCATGTATCTTGCGGCGGCAGAGAATCGCGGAATACGCCTCGATCAACTGCGCGGCACGATACAGAACGATATTCTCAAAGAATTTATCGCGCAAAAGGAATATATCTTCCCGCCTGAACCGTCCATGCGACTGGTTGTGGATACGATGGAGTTCGGTTCGCAGAAAGTGCCGCAATGGAATACCATTTCGATCAGCGGATACCACATCCGTGAGGCGGGCTCGACTGCGGCACAGGAACTTGCATTCACTCTCGGCGATGGCCTTGAATATGTGCGCTGGGGCATCGCCCGTGGCATGGACGTGGACGAGTTCGCGCCGCGTCTTTCGTTCTTCTTCAACGCACATAACGATTTCTTTGAAGAGATCGCCAAGTATCGTGCGGCACGTCGCATTTGGGCGAGGGAGATGAAGGAAACGTTCGGGGCGAAGAATCCGCGTTCGTGGTTGTGTCGTTTCCACACGCAGACGGCTGGAGTTTCACTCACTGCACAACAGCCAGAGAACAATGTCGTGCGTGTTGCACTGCAGGCTCTTGCCGCCGTCCTCGGCGGCACACAATCGTTACACACCAATTCGCTCGATGAAGCGCTCGCTCTTCCCTCTGAACATGCGGTGACCATTGCTCTCCGTACACAACAGATCATCGCGGAAGAATCGGGTGTGACGAATACAGTTGATCCGCTGGGTGGCAGTTTCTTCGTCGAAGCGATGACCGACCGCATTGAAGCGCAGGTATATGAATATTTCCGTCGAGTTGAAGAGTTGGGAGGAGTCATCCCTGCTATTGAAAAGGGATTCTTCCAGAGTGAGATCTCCGATGCGGCGTATCGTTATCAGCGTGAGATCGATACGGGTGTGCGGAAAATCGTCGGGGTGAACGCTTACGCAGAAAAGAAACCGCTGAGTATCCCGCTCCTTGAAATGGATCCAGCTGGTTATGAAAGGCAAGTGAGGCGACTGGAAGAAGTCCGCAAGACGCGCGATAGTGGACGAGTCGGTCAGGCTTTGGATCGTCTACGAATCGCATTGCATGGGACGCAGAACACAATGCCGCATATCATGGAAGCTGTCCATGCGTATGCGACATTGGGAGAGATCATTCAGGTGATGAAGGAAGTGTTCGGTGTGTACGAAGAGCCGACGATGATATAA
- a CDS encoding SCO1664 family protein, with protein sequence MANPHPLQTVFQHGNLEIKGQFTLGSNYTFLVEVTHEDQIIPAVYKPTKGEQPLWDFEENTLALREVAAYIVSERLGFHIVPFTILREDGPYGAGSLQQFIEHDPNYHYFTFSPEDKLLLKPVTLFDLLINNADRKGGHVFFENDTHNLFAIDHGICFHEDDKLRTVLWDFSGQSIPDDLLSLLSLNSSLLADLEPYLSPNEITALQSRADSILAKKIFPRQPRDRRAMPWPPL encoded by the coding sequence ATGGCAAATCCCCACCCTCTTCAAACAGTTTTTCAACACGGCAACCTTGAGATCAAAGGTCAATTTACGCTCGGGTCGAATTACACCTTCCTTGTAGAAGTCACTCACGAAGATCAGATCATTCCCGCTGTGTACAAACCCACCAAAGGCGAACAACCTCTATGGGATTTTGAAGAGAACACGCTGGCCCTGCGCGAAGTCGCCGCGTATATCGTCAGTGAGCGGCTTGGCTTTCACATCGTCCCATTTACGATCCTGCGTGAAGACGGTCCGTATGGCGCAGGCTCGCTCCAACAATTCATCGAGCACGATCCCAACTATCACTACTTCACCTTCTCGCCTGAAGATAAACTTCTCCTCAAACCCGTCACTCTCTTCGACCTGCTCATCAACAACGCAGACCGCAAAGGCGGTCACGTTTTCTTCGAGAACGACACGCACAATCTCTTCGCCATCGATCATGGCATCTGCTTCCACGAAGATGACAAGCTCCGCACCGTGCTTTGGGATTTCAGCGGGCAATCGATTCCAGACGACTTGCTCTCGCTTCTTTCTTTAAACTCAAGCCTGCTCGCTGACCTTGAGCCGTATCTCAGCCCAAACGAGATCACCGCACTCCAATCCCGCGCGGACTCGATCCTCGCCAAGAAAATTTTCCCCCGCCAGCCGCGTGACCGTCGCGCCATGCCCTGGCCGCCGTTATAA